The nucleotide sequence TGGGGTCTGGCCCTGGTGGGAACTACTTAGCTCACTGGAGCAGTAAGAAGAGGAGGGTCGCAGGGCCAGGCCGGGAGAACTGGCTGGGCCCGCAGCTCTCAGAGTCCTCTCCCTGAGGACTATCATCGTTCCAGTTGTCTCGGGAAGAATTTTCCTGCTGCTCTCTAGGGAGTTAGGTGTGAGGGTTGGGGTCCCATCGGGACTGCACTGTTTTCTGGCCTTGGCTGAGGAAGGGGCAGCGTAGGAGACAGCTGGTGGCGGACAGCAcaggtgtgtgtgcacgtgcgcgcAAGTGCCACCTCGATCCTGACGGGTGGCCTTCTCTCCTGCAGACTCCTTTGTGAACAGCCAGGAGTGGACGCTGAGCCGCTCGGTTCCGGAGCTTAAAGTGGTGAGTGTGACCTGGGGGAGCCTCAGGCAGTCCTGGGGCTGGGCGGGTGTGGGCCAGAGCCACAGGCCCAGGCCTCGtttccccctgcctctctggTCTTGGCCTCTCTCCGAGGCCCCTCGCTTCTGTTCAGCCTTCTTGTCTGGTCCTTAGCTCGGGCCCTCCTTCCTGTCACCTCTTTCCTCTTGGCCTGACCACTGCTCTCACCCCTCCTCTCCCACAGGGCATTGTGGGCAACCTGTCTAGCGGGAAGTCGGCTCTGGTGCACCGCTATCTGACAGGGACCTATGTCCAGGAGGAGTCCCCCGAAGGTGAGCACCATGGGCTCACTGGCCACTCTGCCCCCCTTGATCCCTGTGCTGTGGTCAGTGAAGGGGAGCTGGAGCCCCCTGTCCTCCCAAGTCCTTCTGTCTCTGTTGGTAGCCATGCATTCCAGAACTGCCCGGCCTCGTCCGTGGTCTGTCCCAGCTTGGGGCCTGATTGTGCGCTCTGTCCTAGGGGGTCGGTTTAAGAAGGAGATTGTGGTGGATGGCCAGAGTTACCTGCTGCTGATCCGAGATGAAGGAGGCCCCCCTGAGCTCCAGGTGAtgctcctgcccccgccccggcccctgaCACCCCCTTTCCCCAAGGATCTGGCTGACGCCTGGCAAAGTTGTGTGTGCGCGGAGGGGTGTGGAGCTTGCCTGCGAACGAGTGAGGGTGGTAACCCTGCCCGGTCCCCCTAGTTTGCCGCCTGGGTGGACGCGGTGGTGTTCGTGTTCAGCCTGGAGGATGAAATCAGCTTCCAGACGGTGTACAACTACTTCCTGCGGCTCTGCAGCTTCCGGAACGCCAGCGAGGTGCCCATGGTGTTGGTGGGCACGCAGGGTGAGCGGGGTGCAAGGGGACCGatgcgggggtgggggatgttgtgggggaggggtgcagggagaaaGCCCCGTGCTCTCCCTTCTCGGGGCTAAGGAGCCCCAGCGGGGGACACCACCTCCTTGCTGCGTCCGTCTGTTGGTCTGTCCGTCTGTCGGTTTGTCCGCCCTGGAttccgcccccacccctcccccgttAAAGCCTCCCTCCTGCCAGTAATGACCACATCCACGTCTTCTGTGGTGAATAAACGgcggatgggggggtgggggcgggctcACTGCTGCTCTGAGCTGGAGCGAGGCCTGGACCTTGGTGGCTCGAGCTCTGCGTCGCCCACGCACCTGCAGACCCAGTGCATCCTTCTGCCCTGGTCCGTGGTCGGAGGTCAGCGGTGGCACCACTTCTCCGCAGGCTGAATAAACTCCCGCCCTCCCGCCTCCCACAGACGCCATCAGTGCCGCGAACCCCCGAGTGATCGATGACAGCAGAGCCCGCAAGCTCTCCACGGACTTGAAGCGCTGCACCTACTACGAGACATGCGCGACCTACGGGCTCAACGTGGAGCGTGTCTTCCAGGACGGTAACTCGGGCGTGGGGCGGGCAGGCCCCCCACGGCGGGGTCCAGAGGCTCTGTGGCCCATGGGCCGTGCGCCCCGGAGGGCGGCTCTCTTCTCCCCAGGGGCTAACTGACTCTGCTGTCCCCTGCAGTGGCCCAGAAGGTAGTGGCTCTGCGGAAGAAGCAGCAGCTGGCCATCGGGCCCTGCAAGTCACTGCCCAACTCCCCCAGCCACTCGGCCGTGTCCGCCGCCTCCATCCCGGCTGTGCACATCAACCAGGTGCGGCCAGCCTCCCCGCCTCCCACTCGTGtcctgtctgtctgcctgcctgcctgtgtgTCCCCACCCTGTCCACTCTCCCGCCTTGTGACTGGTTTGAAAGCGCTGGCTTGAGTTCCCTGTTGCCTGCACGACTGGCCTGGCCTCATCTGTGCCCGTCGTGACCACCTCCCTGCCAGTCCCCATCCCTGCGGCCACTCCTCCTGCCCTGCAGCTACCGCAGCTGAGGCAGCCCAAAGGCTTGCTGGGTCTGTGTTCTCGGAACTTGGAGCTGCCCTGGGGACTGTCCCCGTGGAACCACACTCGGGAGGCACTGAAGGGTTCTCTCAGGCCTGCTCGCTTCTCACCTGCAGGCCCCATGGGGGGGCAGTGGCCTTCGTGCCATGTGGGGTCTCAGGGGTGTCCTGAGCCAGGTCCTGCTGGGGTTCATCCTGTAGTAATCACTGGGATGGCTGCCCATTTCCCATTTACTGCTGATTGGTTTTTGGTCCTTGCCATTTGGGCCGGTACTTTCTGTGGGACTCTTTCCCCAGTCCGTGCCCTGCTCTGCAGAAAGCCCTGCGTTGTCGCAGATGCACTGCCCTGAGTGGTTGAGCCGAGCCTCCGCTCTGGCCAAGGGCTCTTGTCTTGAAGTGCCGCCCTGTGCTACCAGCTTTCTGGCGACAGCCCGGTTGCTTTATCCAGAGGCCCCTTGTTTAGTGCTTTAGAGACATCGGGGAGGGGGGTTCCCGGGGAGCAGCCTcacaggggaaagagaaagaactagGTCTGTCTTGTTAGCTCAGAGCCATCGCACCCCAGCCCGCAGATTGCGGGGCACAGACTTCCTGGCTCTGTGTGCAGGCCCTGTGCCAGATGGCTCTGACTGTCAAGGGGGCAGTGGTTTGGGCATTTTGCTCTTCTTGTGCAGGTGAGGATTCGAGGGGGCTCTCAGGGCAGGACGTGTTCTCTGCTTAGTGAGCACCTTCCGGGCAGTGAGGGGCAGGCTTGTTGTGTGTGCTGTATGTGTTTCCCTGAGTCCTGAAGCAGCCGCTGCCCTTTGCTTCCTCCATCCGTGATCCCTTCCGTCTCTTCCcgtctttcttcctttccaacctcTGCCCCTTACCTGCGGCTTCCTCCCATAGCAGTCTTCACTCTGTTCTGCTCTCTGTCTTGGCCCTCCCTGAACCCCGCCCCCATCACACACACCATCCAGAGGCCGACCTCAGCCtcccctgtgccctctgccccacccaggcctcctgcaaCTTCAGCCTAGGTCACTGACCTGGGGGTTCATCCACGGTGACCCGCCACCTCGTGCCAGACCCACCTGTGAGGCAGGGCTCCACAGTTTCTTCAATGTCAGCCCCTGTCCCTTCCTCTGGCCCACTAGCGGTGCCTCTGATCAGCTCACTGGCAGGCACAGAACACCCCTACTAGGGCCCAAGTGGGACTGCCCAGCACGGCGCTGGCTAGATCCTGCTGGCCTCCAGGCCGTGCTGCCCTCCCTCCTCTACTGCCCCGTGAGCCCCAGGCCAAGTCCCTGGCCCCCATCTGCCGCCTGCCCCTGCGCCCCGCTCCAGAGCAGCCCTCAGCAGCCCTCTCTGTCCTTAGGCCACGAATGGCGGCAGCAGCGCCTTCAGCGACTACTCCTCCTcagtcccctccacccccagcgtCAGCCAGCGGGAGCTGCGCATCGAGACCGTGGcggcctcctccacccccacacctGTCCGCAAGCAGTCCAAGCGGCGCTCCAACATCTTCACGGTATGTGCCCTGCgccctgccctcccacctgcccGGCTGCCCGTACTGGCCAGGCAGGGCGcggcccccagccccgcagccagGAGGGAACAGGCGAGAGCCACAGACACTGGGCCACGGGCAGCCCGAGTCAGGAAGATGCCGccctgcacagacacacacagcttCTGCAGGCTCCTCACCGGTGCCCTCACGCACACCCAGACTCTTCTAGACGGTCCCTCTGAGTGCACAGGGGGCCACCCTCAGCATATGCACATAgaccctcctgcctctgctgcgTACATGCATACGTTCCCTCGTCTCCCTGACCCGTAGGGCTGACCTCTTGGCCGGCTTGAAGGATTTTTGGCCACATCTGCTCTAACTCCCCTGATGCCCTCACGTCCACAGTTGTGGAGCAAGGCCCCCAAGGCTACAGGAAGGGTTCTCTGGTCGATCTAGGACTGGGGTTCAGCCTCCTTGTCTGCATCCCACTCTTTTTCCATGGCCTGACACTTCCCACCCACGGCTCACCGGGTCACCCAGGGGCTTAGACATCTTTCCCTGGGTCTCGTCCCCTGCTCCTAGTCTATGCCTCGGGCCCCGGACAGGCTGGTCCTCTGCCCTGCTCACAGACCTCACTCAGGGACCCTGCGTGCCTTCTGCTGCTGGGGGCCTGGGCCCGCGACTCTTAGGTGCCCCCCCCCTCCCGTCTGCTGCCTGTCCATACCCCACATCCGAGGCACAGGGCCCGCCCCACACTCTCACCTTCCAGCTGGGACTCGGCTGGGCTGTCCTGGGAGTCTTGGGTCAGATGGAGGTGGGCGAGCAGCCCGTGTGGATTCTCAGGAGATCACTCGGTACTTGTGCATCAGTCCGCGCGCCTCTTTCTGAGCATCAGGGCTCGGCTCTCGGCCCGGTCCTGTGTCCAGCTGGCCCAGCAGGCCCTGCCTGGCTCTCAGGAGCCCCGCCCAGACAGAGCCAGCGCCCCCAGgccttgttcattcattctctcctctgcctgcccagCACACCGCTGCCCAGCCCACCCACTTCCGTCCACCCCGTGCCTGCCGCGCACCCCCTCCTCATTCGTGCTGACCTCCCCCTGCTGCTGACAGCTGCTGCCGTGCATTGCActcccccagccctgaccctgcCTAGCCCTGATGCCTCTTGTTTCTGTTTGTGCTCACCGAGACACACTCAGCCCCGGGCTGCCTGCCTGTGCCCACGCCCGCTGCGGCGGTGGCTGCAGAGCCCCTGGGTGCCTGTGTTTGCAGTGACCGCCGTCCGCGTCCCGGCACCTGCTCTCCGACCTCCCGCTCTGGTCACCCACTCCCTCAGCACCATTCTGAACCTCCCACATCTTCTGCTGCTAGGCCTGCTGCCCTCTGTCCGCCGTCCATGCCCGGCTCCCGGCCTCCTCGCCGCAGCCGTTCGTGCTCCCTGCCCTGTGCTCCTGCTGCCTGCTCCGCTGTGCTGCCTCCGCCTGTCATCCTTGTCGTGCGCACGGCACAGCCTCCCCCTCCTTTCCTgggcccttcctctctctccatcctcactgtggccaccttattttttcttttcgttGTTTCCATGGTGACCTCACTTGCGCCATTGTCCACGAGGAGGCCTCGAGACACGCCCATCTCTAGGAGTGCATCTCGGGACCTCCCCCTCCCATCACCACTGTCCAGGCCACCTCCTCGCCCTCATCCCCCTCCCCGGCAGAGCCACGCCTGCATGGGGCTGGTGTCCTCGTGACCCACCCTCTGGATGTGGCCACCGATGTCCCCAGTCTCCCCCGTGACTTCATGTGCTCATTTTGTTGCCAGTCTTGCCCTGGTTCCCATTCTGGGGGACTGCCccctctgggctcccagggaTCCTCTGGTGGTTgctgcgggcggggggggggtctctTGGCTCAGCAGCCTGGCCGGGGCAGGCTGTACCCCACTCCCCCCAACCAGCTTTTTGGTCCGGGGACCTGGTGGCAGCAGTCCCATCCACCTTCCttctccctgggccgaaggggcAGAGGCTGTGGCACCCGGGAGAGGCCTCGGGCAGGTGCCGATGGTGGAGCTGTGGGCAGTGGCCTGTGACCTggttcttcctcctcccctgcctgtgcGCCCCCACCTGCACTTGTAGTCCTGTGTCCTTGGCTCCTGGCAGCCTGGGAGAACGGGAAGGGATGGGGGCCCCGGCCGCCCAGTGGCGAACATTCCCTGATGAGCTGGACTGCCCAGCGGCCTCTGCCGCCACcgcctcctcctcgtcctcctcctcttcatcccgctgctgcctctccccaggcacctgggtctctgccctcaCCAGTGCTGACCAACTCGTGCGGGGCTTAAGTATAACTTGCCAAAATCTTTATTCTTTCGATATTTGCAGATATGTGCCACTGTTTCCAACTTTTCATCAACAAAAAGGCCTTTCCAACTCCTTCCAAATTAGAAGACCAGGTGGTGACACACAGCACCTCTGGACATTCTCCCCTGTGCGGGGCCGGAGGCGGGCCGGGCCCTGGGACTGCTCTCAGATGAGAAGCGGCCGCCGTGCTCCCCACTCCAGAGACCCACAGGAACCTTTGTAactaacccccacccccagggaaggCTAGGAACGCTGGAGCCCGCGGCTGGGGGCTGCCCCGGGGACCAGGCCCGGCTGGACGCACTGCgccaggctcgctgcatggagaaGAAGGGAGCTCGGCCCCACGCCCGGCGCCAGGCCAGCGCAACGAGGCCCAGAGGGGCGGGGGCGTCCGAGCGCCCGCCCTGGCCCAGCTGCTCCTGGGGGGAgctttcctgcccctcccctcctctgctccttcctgcatGGACTTCTGCTGTTCCTGCTCCGCCCGGATGCCACAGCCACCGCCGCGCGCTTGCCTTTCCCCTTCTTGGCCTCCCCATTTCCTAGGATCCGCGCTGGGGCGGGCTCTGCCCCAGGAGCCTGGCAGGGGCGCAGGGCCTCTtctggcctctctcctctctctctccatccactGTGCCCCTCGGGCCTCGCCGACCGTGCTCGGTGCAACGTGCCGTGTGGTGTCTGTACGGCAGACGGGCCGCTGCCCGCTTACTTCTGGACTTCGCTCTCCCCGGTTATCATGCCCTGTGCTCCCCGCCATCCCTCGGCCCCACCGTCCACCTCTCCTCgccccttcccttctcttatgCCCCAGCCCCCTGGGCTGCGCGCTCCTCGCGCCCTTGGGATTCCGTGTCCTTGCTCTTTTGTAAGGGGCGGGCCTGGCTCAGTGCCCCGTGCTGCTCTGTATGGTGCCGTGTGTAAGAATAAACCCATTGGAATACTCGTGGTCTCAGTTCTTCCCGGTcccgccgccccggccctgccccagCGCTAGGGTCTGCTCAggaggagggaggcggggagggcaggggagtcCAGGTGGGCAGCTGTCCCCCTTGGGCCCTGGGCCCTTTTAACAcgcctcttcttttctcttgcagtCTCGAAAGGGTGCCGACCTGGACAGAGACAAGAAAGCCGCTGACTGCAAGGTGGACAGTATCGGGAGTGGTCGGGCCATCCCCATCAAACAGGTCAGTGCCCCTATCCCCCTGTGGCCAGAGGAGTGGGAATGAGGGCTGAGGCCCAGGCCGCACCTCTGGGGGGTGGCCTGAGAGGCGAGCACACCCCCCCatccccgaccccccccccccccccccattgccaGGCATTATAACTGCAGAGAGGTCTTCCTGCTGAGGACAGTAGCCCCTTGCTGGAGCAGCCCTTCCGTGGCTGTGCTGGGGCCTCCTCGCtgccaccagggggcagcagagagccACCTGCCATCCTCAGCCTCCCACGGAGCCCCAGGAGTTGGGTGGCCCTGCCCACCTGGGCCGGTCCCAGAAAAGGAACTCACGGAGAGTGCCCAGAGGGGATGGTCAGGGCTGCTCCTGCCGGGGTCACTGGTGCAGTCTTCTCCACAGGAGCCTCCGTTCCCTGGGAAAGAACAGCTGAGTGGAGCTGTCCCCTCCTGGGCACCTCCTCTCTGGGTCACTGCCTGGCAGGGCTGGGCCTCCAGAAGCCTGGATCTTCTCAGACCCCCGAGTGGGTCCCGGTGCCTGAAAAAGACCTCGGGCGCTGCGGGGCATCCTTGTGCGGAGGTGGTGGTGTGCTGGGCAGGGCCATAGAGCTGCCGAGCTGGGGGGGGACTgggggggcagagcca is from Canis lupus dingo isolate Sandy chromosome 16, ASM325472v2, whole genome shotgun sequence and encodes:
- the AGAP3 gene encoding arf-GAP with GTPase, ANK repeat and PH domain-containing protein 3 isoform X6, which encodes MNFQAGGGQSPQQQPSLAAPGGGGGGGGGAGGGGQFGGAGPGAGGGGGPSQQLAGGPPQQFALSNSAAIRAEIQRFESVHPNIYAIYDLIERIEDLALQNQIREHVISIEDSFVNSQEWTLSRSVPELKVGIVGNLSSGKSALVHRYLTGTYVQEESPEGGRFKKEIVVDGQSYLLLIRDEGGPPELQFAAWVDAVVFVFSLEDEISFQTVYNYFLRLCSFRNASEVPMVLVGTQDAISAANPRVIDDSRARKLSTDLKRCTYYETCATYGLNVERVFQDVAQKVVALRKKQQLAIGPCKSLPNSPSHSAVSAASIPAVHINQATNGGSSAFSDYSSSVPSTPSVSQRELRIETVAASSTPTPVRKQSKRRSNIFTICATVSNFSSTKRPFQLLPN
- the AGAP3 gene encoding arf-GAP with GTPase, ANK repeat and PH domain-containing protein 3 isoform X7 is translated as MNFQAGGGQSPQQQPSLAAPGGGGGGGGGAGGGGQFGGAGPGAGGGGGPSQQLAGGPPQQFALSNSAAIRAEIQRFESVHPNIYAIYDLIERIEDLALQNQIREHVISIEDSFVNSQEWTLSRSVPELKVGIVGNLSSGKSALVHRYLTGTYVQEESPEGGRFKKEIVVDGQSYLLLIRDEGGPPELQFAAWVDAVVFVFSLEDEISFQTVYNYFLRLCSFRNASEVPMVLVGTQDAISAANPRVIDDSRARKLSTDLKRCTYYETCATYGLNVERVFQDVAQKVVALRKKQQLAIGPCKSLPNSPSHSAVSAASIPAVHINQICATVSNFSSTKRPFQLLPN